ttcaatgtgaaataatcaaaaaacagagcacttttgggggaaaattcattataacttttttaaagtatttaaaaaaggtttatttttgtttttaaaaaaacttctaacattaaaaataagtgagttacgctcaaaatattgttggtcgctttttttttatacaaaaatcgcgaaaatcaccccctaattagctttccaaataaaattaatcgttaccggttcgcaagttactttacttatgtattatttatattatctataggtttcattggttcaaagtgctcctttttgaaaaaaaattgggtttaaaataaaaatttttttttaattttgaaaaaaaatggaattgttcatggaattaacttaaaaattattagtaataccaaaaatcttaaagggtaataaaatgtatgttttgcttttctgaatattttttcttttttgttttcttgtgagacaaaaattggttatgctatggctgttcaaaatttacctAAGCTCGGGATTAGTTaatcgttcaagccattttaaatacagctttttcaaaaataagcactttgaaccgatgaaacttacagatgatataaataatacatacgcaaagtaacttgtgaagtggtaatgataaaatttatttgtgatgctaattagggggtgattttcggtTTACTGGGTTTACAGACTTTAAGcaaacaccattttttttcagttttttataagctatatttttgctaagaatatttttttcgctgaaatacttctttttgagttatctccgaaaaaccgtccaaaaacatgtttttcttttgttagaaatgaacatattcacttgcaaataacttgaaaagtattgactaaggtaaaaaactctatagaacaaaagttgcttagaattagtcattttatccgattccggacttattttgaatgtatatttttcaccttcgagaggggggtattccctACAATTTAAAATAgtagaattttaaactttttcttatataatactagacaatttcaactacctttttccaaattttcatcattcctttatttttttggggtcagattgttctttgatcgggctaatagaATAAAGAAGGATTTCGTAAGTTGTAACTGGTTGTATTAATTCGGATTTCCGATAGTAATTCAGGACAGTTAACAAAGCCGTTAATTAGTTTATAGATAAAAAGCATTTCTAGTTTTATTCGTTTATTTACAAGAAGAATAAAACTTATTCATTTGAAACTTGCCACTTTCaagaaatttttattaaaacaataccaaaaattaaagaaaaagtaatatgaattgtccggatttgaacgcgggacctttcgatctctagtcgaatgctctaccaatgacCCACCACGGCTCTGTATACACCgcttctcggacataattacaatcatggtgacaaatagatcaagtaaagtataaaataaaaatgttttaataatgcttattatcttactcccgaggaaaaaaaatccaaagacacaaaaattataataaatatatttactaaaaacactaatatattcgttttgcaccttatttgcgctgatacatatctacataaattgaaagatttagcaaccaAGTCCATATACTGTATGTATGCGCATGCGCGCCGAATaataagaggatcggtacgtattttcggctgcaatgctattcaaatggggattcatttttttcgaatcctgagaaaactaataagtatttttgaaaaatttaaacgcagaatgaaagattacgttattagcgagggccgaaagtccctgagaacttctataatgtttatttaaataagttacaggggtgaaaaactaagagaaaatttagtgtgatttttaatttcaaatatctcattcaaaataaactttttatttattctaagggactttcggccctcggtaataatttaatctttcattctgcgtttaaatttttcaaaaatatttattggttttttcaggattcgaaaaaaatgaacacaatgccgtggtaatattttccaaatctatctttgtcttacaacgcactcagccgaatataatattgtcagcatatattgtcagtcagacactgacaatcagtgacaattttaaatatttgacattgcatcgggaatattttgaggtattgattaaatattattgatatatagtgtatttgataaataattgatttaagacgtgaacttaataaaaagttatttattgtgcattatttgtggaagatccaagcagagaatacatcaggataatatattctgtgatccaagtattttgttgttaaagatgttcaaaattgtaagcgttccataacaatatattattaaaaaatcactttaacacttttcctcttttctcgattgagtatcagtttttgttttacaaataaattattacaatcattgaatacatagttagtgaaaaaattatcacatttattaactgaattaataatttgcaattataaaaataacagttatccaagaacattcaaaagccatctctttaaattaatgatgacattttcaagtagaatgacattctagtaatgtttacatatccataccagtgtgaattttactacacgtaatttgccgtgtaaagacagaaaaagtagggatacacgtaaaatatttgcgaattatgtacccatagccttaattgcgcctaaagaagtataacttcaaaaatcactcaaatcggacaagagctttaggaaattcgagacatcaaaaatgtcccattttttaGGTGGTGCGGCTGCTTAGTTGTATAATGTCAGATTTTATTGACAGTATATTGAcggtttttattttattttactaacGTTTTACATCGGTATTCACTAGAAAAGAAAATGAGAAGCTTCAAATTACATCTAACTACAATCTGTATTTTTGTATTAATGTCTTTTGAGATATTTGGCGATCAATCGAAAACCATTGAAGTTGAAGCAGTAGTTGAAACTGGGTTGAGGGAAGGTGATTGCAGCAAGGCTGTGCTATCCGATATGGTGTTCCAAGATCATATCAGGAAACCAACAATTCCGCTCATTTCTAGAAACGCGTCTGTAAGTACAAAATTccatatattttaaacaaacaaCTGAAATTAgagtatttacaaaaaatactgtctaagaatttttattgtatttattttattttaagaaaGCATCGtttttacaaatattaaaaaaatacatgcTTAAAATTTGACTTAGTAATATAAGGGTGTATTTTTTAATTGACTTTAGAGATAGTAAGAAAATCTTTGACAACATGTGCAATATTGGCAAAAAATGAGTGGATGACACAGGAAATCCTAGACCTGATGGAGTTCGACGGAGGCGTACAGATAGAAAAATAGGAATATTAACAAATAAGAAATAGAAGACGTCAAAAAAacatgacagtttcaacctccacaaagAACTTAATATACCTCTGGAAtttatcatcatcaatggtgctacagacctataaaagagcctcgaccttcccaagtctattacaaGTCAGTTCTATCCATTGCCAACTGTTGCCAGTGTGCTGCGCTTATTTTTCTACCATCACCATCTACACCATCCTTTCATccgagttttggcctacccctatttatacttcccacaggttgtgatataaggattcttctaggagggttgttctgctgtgatcttgctagatgtcctgcccatcttagtcttcctatttttaTAAGAGATTCTACGTCTTTACCAACAAATACTtgtatgtttatatctgtggtatatcgtatatctcgtagttgtacctcctcctctaAACatcattttcacagatgccaccaaatattcctctcaggatccttcgttcaaatataaacagaaggttttcatctgccttggagatggtccatgtctccaaTCCACTGGTTGTATTGTATaagtataagggttttgtatatttttgtaaaaaacttttgttttttgggttaagtttctgcttctcatatgtctacttagtccaaaatagcattttttgctaggattatccttcgttTGATTTTTTCTTTCATAACGTTCTCCTtagtgatcagggagcctaagtatgtgaatgtgaatttgtccaccacttcaaaggtagagttatcaacccaTGAATTGGTGatcgatgtttctggctctattgttgggtgttgatgccatcatcttagttttctgcTCATTAACTTGCAGGCCCCTATTTTTTGAGGTATTGTGGACAACTAGGTCCACTAGGTGTTGTgtgggcaactaggtccacgtcatctgcatatgccaaaattcgggataatttattaaaaatatttcttctgttgtctattcgggcacaTCTAACCGCCTTTTCCAGAGTTATGTTGAAAAGGAAACACGCCAGCGCATCttcctgtcgcagcccaacatgtTTTTCAAACGCCTATGATTGTtggccctgtatttcgactttgcaaataactttacgcattgtagcatcagaggccgatttaaaatctacgaaaagattgatttttccagtatttgccttagcacaaaaatctgatctgttgttgatcgaccaggcctaaaaccactttgatattctccaagaagctccaCAGAATATGCACTTAGCCGACCATTTAAGATCACGAAAATATTTTGTATgcgtcgtactgaaaaactacccatTACACGTGAagtacgacagggttgtgtttGGTTGTGATTCAGTCTTTTTAATCAAtattctgaagaaatctttagcgaGCCCTTGGATTACAGACACGAGGGAGTAAGGCAAGgtggagaagtaatcaacaatatcagatacgctgacgatacagccatttttgtaaaaaatttacaACGTCTGcagacattagtaaatctagtcagtgacgCAAGTTATTGGAGAGACCTTAAAATtaacatttcaaagacaaagtggatggcagtggaaatattaatataagtagaTCAGGTTTTCATTCTCGAGATGGAACGtctaaaccattttaaatacgttggcagctggttaaatgtaaattgtgattCGTTTATTGTTTCATATTGCTTGGTAAAGACTGTTAGTGTTTGATTAGATATACCCCAATGAAGGAAatgctaaaatcggcaacattgcttaaGAGAATGAGTTGCATTGCCACTGTAGAATGAATAGggcatatgacagaagctcgaaacaagaaatgacaatcgatgaaaagccctataggcaCGATATTAGGTGGGTAGCGGGGAAGCCGTGTTGCCATTCATAGTGCATAGGTATATCTAACTGAAAACTAAACAGTCTGTATAATTCATATACATACGATTAATTTCTGTTTTCATAGGTGACTTGGCATGGCGACGCTAAAATTTATTGCATCATCGCCGAACCCGAAAAAGAACAAACTCCGGGCTCTAATGTAATTGTCAAAGACGGAGGAGTCAATCACACTTTTGTTAACTTAGAAATACATTCTAAGAAAGGCGAAGGTTTGGATTATGCTGTGCAAATTTTTGGAATAAAGGTTCGATAAAGATTCAAGAGCCAAAGATGtttacttattttttaatatcttgaacattattaataaaataaagttACAGATTATAAAGATTGTTCTCTTATTTCATCAATAGTAGGGTTTCTCGCGGGAAAGCAGGATGCGGGACAGGCTCTTGTCCAGTTCCGTGTCCCGCACTTTTCCATAATAccttgtgaaataaaaagagatgaaattaGTAGATTGGAGTCAAACTgtcacaggagaattttataaaattctcctgtcacagtgggAGTTGCCAAACTCCTTCGATACGTCtaagtctaaaggtgggaaactatcaatataatgtaattttACAGGTTTCCATCGATAATTTCCCTCctttactagtttcatctctttttatttcacaccgtattatgttttccgtttAAGTCACCTTTCCGCACAAGTAGGTCATATAAAAGGTAGGGGAAGCGGATTTGTAAGATTTCgattaaaatagaaaaaatgtttaataataaaaatccaTTTTATGTAAAAATTGGAACAGAAGTGTCGGAAGAAATTAAGATAAgtagaggagtcaggcaaggttacatactgtcgccgttattgtttaatgcttattTTGAAGAAATCATACCAAAAGCTTTGGTAAACGAGAGAGTCGGCATAAAAGTGAATGTAAGTTTAATTAATAACATTATGTATGCCGACGATACAGTCATAATAGCCGACAACTTGGAATTCTTAGAAAGCATAATGAACAAAATATGAAGATATAGTGGAGAATCTCTTACCATCAAAAAACCAATTTATGAAAATTAGCAAGAATAACAATACAAACGAAATATTAACGGTTGGTGGCCAGCAGATTTAGAGAGCAAAATACTTACTTGGGAACGGTAATTTGACACTTGGTGATTTTTCACAGAAAATGACGATTATACTGCAGATATAAGAGTGATACAAGAGTGTTAAGTATTTTATGGATAGATACAGTCACGAATATAGAAGTGTTAGGAAGTGAAGGAGAATAGGCAGAGAGTGGGAAAtgtaaaacacaataaaagaaaggaaattgcaccaacaaaatcatcatagccagaatgatcgccaacgttcggaacggacaggcactcTAAGAAGAAGAAATTGCAATATCTCGGACTCATTGAGACTCATAATTTAAGGAAGGAGACGCGTTTTCTGGTTGAAGAACCTAAGAGAATAGTTTGGTTGCAAGTCAAGACAATTGTTCAGAGCAGTTGCCTCGAAGGTCAGAATaaccatgatgattgccaaccttcgtcgcggagatcgcacttaaagaagaagaaataagcGACATCTATTAACGAAATGAGAGGCCCCGGTCTCGTTTTTTTTTCTGGGAAaatccttaatctctgccttttacaatttataagccaAGCAGccgacgaataaaggagacgaacGGGAATAAACGGAATGTAGACTCCctttcgtctcctttattcgtcaTCTGCTTGCcctataaattgtaaaaggcagagattaaggatgcaCCCAGAAATTGATTCCACGAAAGAGGTTTTCAGATTTACggatctgggacttctcatttcgTTAATAGATGTAGCTACAGCGTCCAAAACGCGAATTATTTTTATACTTCTGCTTAAATAGACAGTTTGGTTTTATTTCGATTCAGAGCTGATCGTGTAGCCCATCTGATGAGGTCTGGGGAGACTGAAACGTACGTAAGGGGATGATTGATCAGCTCTGAACCGAAATGAAAAATAAgctgtttttaaaatatataggTATAAGTTGCAAACATAAAACCAAAATACTTGTATAGCTACAATACAATACTTGTATAGCTGTATTGTTTGTACCCTgtacaaaccttatggaaattaggtcccagtggatttagttcatactttgggaaaatactctttgaagcatcctgctaaaaagttctcatgggcacatctcGATCGTATGAAGGactttcaagatatagaggcacaaactcggaaaattataagatttaccgggtattccaattccctgagttctgagttactggttatttggcaacatgtagaagtttggattaaataaaagtactatttgttattagtccattgaaatgttacatttagggttgcatttcttagaggagtcaattttatttttttaatgtgtagcgGGGTTCAGTAGAAGTTTTAAGAGAAGCTTCAGTagaagttcaagtttttggggtcgtcacccttgtcccccggccgccatattggaaaaagaggtgcaaagggcttttgcgctatatctcctaaactagcaatcctacagaaaatttaattacacataaaatatagcaaacaaaaaagtaaacaaaaataatagaaaattttgtaagaattttctttttggaggttataactttttttccgttcatttcacaataaaatcacatcatagcgattttatagaggatttttcaatgcaCAATGTTCACTATacagttgtttaattttatttattaactaggttttacagcgctccaaactccagattctcgaattctcataggaatacaatactTTTCTATTTATATTATGTTAGGCGACCGGCATCAACCATTATGCCGaccaacaaaattaaatttaaggtgaatgaccaattttagtCTATTCTTATGTtttagaggtcgctgaatccgaatatgaagtttatttttatctagagttggtcgAACATGTTcataaatcaaattttatacaaaaatgccaaaaatcaattttgatgatttttcaaatttagctcgttgtatctttggtcgctgtaaatatttccttttgaaaattttactgtgtcatctttgaagtatgtaaaTAACAATGagaggacatcgcacacatcttatggaaaatataatgtcactcaaattcaataaaatttatacgaatagattcgttttaaattaacggtcaaatcttatcattgcgccaactcttaattatgattaattacggcgcaaattgcaattaaagtttatcgaaatcaaattttttagtcagtaaaagtgtcagtattgctctgggtgctattcaaaagagcttaaacaagagcttaaaccccgctgggcctaagcggattagtgaaactaatccgctgatttatggagtaccgacaatttgggtattataaaatattttttctctctctaacttatgtacgtatccatttgatttcagatttatttatatcaatttctgctcttattattgaaaatatggagttggcgcaatgataagatttgaccgttaatttaaaac
This genomic window from Diabrotica virgifera virgifera chromosome 1, PGI_DIABVI_V3a contains:
- the LOC126890604 gene encoding uncharacterized protein LOC126890604 gives rise to the protein MRSFKLHLTTICIFVLMSFEIFGDQSKTIEVEAVVETGLREGDCSKAVLSDMVFQDHIRKPTIPLISRNASVTWHGDAKIYCIIAEPEKEQTPGSNVIVKDGGVNHTFVNLEIHSKKGEGLDYAVQIFGIKVR